The following proteins are co-located in the Mesorhizobium australicum WSM2073 genome:
- a CDS encoding septal ring lytic transglycosylase RlpA family protein, giving the protein MQAVTHPRLRRVATVALLAASAALLAACASQPEPKGMVYKKTRSKEYFAETEYGVKASPRAAFMRRGGGRDQLGKPYQVRGKWYYPKEDKKYAKVGLASWYGDAFHGRLTANGEVYDMAHLTAAHPTMPLPSYARVTNLETGSSVIVRVNDRGPYHEGRIIDVSERAAQMLDYDKVGTAKVKVEYVGRAPLDGNDDQYLMASYHPGNRIPDPSDGLPTGVMVAMNGPSPSLPVGAAAVPFPGQLTDAAAPMQGRMAAQPAFGDPALPDFGPIVPERPQISLPPQSPFAMASLSYADERVHRADVFAALDDSGMSPADILRSWKNTGRQAAPSSADYVAAGTFDDATEATRVASALKPFGRIEIQRSDLDGNDWYAVNLYPDGHGGLDELLKAAWSHGAPDALVVRD; this is encoded by the coding sequence ATGCAGGCTGTGACGCACCCGCGTCTTCGTCGCGTTGCCACGGTTGCGTTGCTTGCAGCGTCGGCTGCATTGCTCGCCGCTTGCGCGTCGCAGCCCGAGCCGAAAGGGATGGTCTACAAGAAGACCCGCTCCAAGGAATATTTCGCCGAGACCGAATATGGGGTGAAGGCCAGTCCGCGCGCTGCCTTCATGCGGCGCGGCGGCGGTCGCGACCAGCTTGGCAAGCCCTATCAGGTGCGCGGCAAGTGGTATTATCCCAAGGAAGACAAGAAGTACGCCAAGGTGGGTCTGGCATCATGGTATGGCGACGCCTTCCATGGCCGGCTGACCGCCAATGGCGAAGTCTACGACATGGCGCATCTGACGGCGGCGCATCCGACCATGCCGCTGCCCAGCTATGCCCGCGTCACCAACCTCGAAACCGGCAGTTCGGTCATCGTGCGCGTCAATGACCGCGGCCCCTACCATGAGGGCCGCATCATCGACGTCTCGGAGCGAGCCGCGCAGATGCTGGACTACGACAAGGTCGGTACCGCGAAGGTGAAGGTCGAATATGTCGGCCGCGCGCCGCTCGACGGCAATGATGACCAGTACCTGATGGCCTCTTACCATCCAGGCAACCGCATACCGGACCCATCGGACGGCCTGCCGACCGGCGTCATGGTGGCCATGAACGGGCCTTCGCCGAGCCTTCCGGTCGGCGCGGCCGCCGTGCCGTTTCCAGGTCAGCTGACGGATGCCGCGGCACCGATGCAGGGACGGATGGCCGCGCAGCCGGCCTTCGGCGATCCGGCGCTGCCCGATTTTGGACCGATCGTGCCGGAACGGCCGCAGATCAGCCTGCCGCCGCAATCGCCGTTCGCCATGGCGTCGCTGTCCTATGCGGATGAACGCGTCCATCGCGCGGATGTCTTTGCCGCTCTGGACGACAGCGGCATGTCGCCCGCAGACATCCTGCGGTCGTGGAAAAACACCGGCCGCCAAGCGGCGCCATCCAGTGCCGACTATGTCGCCGCCGGCACGTTCGACGACGCCACCGAAGCCACACGTGTGGCCTCGGCACTAAAGCCCTTCGGCAGAATAGAAATCCAGCGCTCCGATCTCGACGGCAATGACTGGTATGCGGTCAACCTCTATCCGGACGGCCATGGCGGTCTGGACGAGTTGCTGAAGGCGGCGTGGTCTCATGGCGCGCCCGACGCGCTGGTCGTGCGCGACTGA
- a CDS encoding D-alanyl-D-alanine carboxypeptidase family protein: protein MQFRLLQPFAVFFLLSLLLTLSPAQAQLFETKAAQAFMIDADTGTVLFSKDADKPIPPASMAKLMTMEVVFNALKSGRLKLDDTFVVSENAWRKGGAPSGTSTMFAKLKSAIRLEDLIQGVTVQAANDGCIVIAEGMAGSEDNFAGEMTERARQIGLKTSTFVNSTGLPADGQQTNVRELAQLALHLWREYPDFYRYYGLKDFTWNKISQRNRNPLLAMDIGADGLAVGASETSGFGIVASASHNGTRVIAAMSGLANDKERAEEARKLLDWGVRSFEKTEIFAKDEVVGEAQVFGGMKSGVTLKAKGPIDIFLPITNRDKLTARIIYTGPVAAPVEEGQPVGALRVWIGDTLSQETPLFAAESISVGTLPQRALDAVKELAIGWLR, encoded by the coding sequence ATGCAGTTTCGCTTGCTACAGCCTTTCGCCGTTTTTTTTCTCCTCAGCCTCCTGCTTACGCTTTCGCCGGCCCAAGCGCAGCTTTTCGAGACCAAGGCCGCGCAAGCCTTCATGATCGATGCCGATACCGGCACGGTGCTGTTTTCGAAAGATGCCGATAAACCCATTCCGCCGGCTTCGATGGCCAAGCTGATGACGATGGAAGTGGTTTTCAACGCCCTCAAATCCGGGCGCCTCAAACTCGACGATACGTTCGTGGTCAGCGAAAACGCCTGGCGCAAAGGTGGCGCGCCGTCGGGGACCTCGACGATGTTCGCCAAGCTCAAATCGGCGATCCGGCTCGAGGACCTGATCCAGGGGGTGACCGTGCAGGCCGCCAATGACGGCTGTATCGTCATCGCCGAAGGCATGGCCGGATCCGAGGACAATTTTGCCGGAGAGATGACCGAACGTGCGCGCCAGATCGGCCTCAAGACGTCGACTTTCGTGAACTCCACTGGCCTGCCGGCCGACGGCCAGCAGACAAACGTGCGCGAATTGGCGCAGCTCGCCCTGCATCTATGGCGCGAATACCCCGATTTCTACCGGTATTACGGGTTGAAGGATTTCACCTGGAACAAGATCTCGCAGAGGAACCGCAACCCGTTGCTGGCGATGGACATCGGCGCCGACGGCCTGGCTGTCGGCGCAAGCGAGACATCCGGTTTTGGCATCGTGGCTTCGGCCAGCCACAACGGCACGCGGGTGATCGCGGCGATGAGCGGGCTGGCAAATGACAAGGAGCGCGCAGAAGAGGCACGCAAACTGCTCGATTGGGGCGTTCGCTCGTTCGAGAAGACCGAAATCTTCGCCAAGGACGAGGTGGTCGGAGAGGCCCAGGTTTTTGGCGGCATGAAATCCGGCGTGACGCTCAAGGCAAAAGGTCCGATCGACATCTTCCTGCCGATCACCAACCGCGACAAGCTGACGGCCAGGATCATCTACACCGGCCCGGTCGCGGCACCGGTGGAGGAGGGGCAGCCGGTGGGCGCACTGCGCGTCTGGATCGGCGACACGCTGAGCCAGGAGACACCGTTGTTCGCCGCCGAGTCGATCAGCGTCGGCACGTTGCCGCAACGCGCTCTCGATGCCGTCAAGGAACTGGCGATCGGGTGGCTTCGATAG
- the tmk gene encoding dTMP kinase, translating to MARGFFITFEGGEGAGKSTQIERLATKMRAKKYDVVRTREPGGSPGAEAVRHVLLSGAAEPFGPKMEALLFAAARSDHVEQVIRPAVERGSIVLCDRFLDSSRVYQGVTGGIDPAFMAMLEQVAINGMMPDMTLIFDIDPAEGLKRATLRRGSDATADRFEKETLAIHQARREAFLAIAAAEPERCIVVDASADPDTVEDVVTATVFAALEARASERNRQVAPV from the coding sequence TTGGCGCGCGGTTTTTTCATCACCTTCGAAGGCGGCGAAGGCGCAGGCAAGTCGACACAGATCGAGCGGCTGGCCACCAAGATGCGCGCCAAGAAGTATGATGTCGTACGGACACGCGAGCCGGGCGGCTCGCCGGGCGCCGAAGCGGTCAGGCATGTGCTGCTTTCGGGTGCCGCCGAACCGTTCGGGCCCAAGATGGAAGCGCTGCTCTTCGCAGCCGCGCGTTCCGACCACGTCGAGCAGGTCATCCGTCCGGCGGTCGAACGCGGCTCCATCGTGCTTTGTGACCGCTTCCTGGATTCCTCGCGTGTCTATCAAGGCGTTACGGGTGGGATCGATCCGGCATTCATGGCCATGCTGGAACAGGTCGCCATCAACGGCATGATGCCCGACATGACGCTGATCTTCGATATCGACCCGGCCGAGGGTTTGAAGCGCGCGACATTGCGGCGTGGCAGCGATGCCACAGCCGACCGCTTCGAAAAAGAGACGCTGGCCATCCACCAGGCCCGCCGCGAAGCGTTCCTGGCGATCGCCGCGGCAGAGCCGGAACGCTGCATCGTCGTCGATGCGTCCGCCGATCCGGACACGGTGGAGGATGTCGTCACGGCGACCGTGTTCGCGGCACTGGAGGCAAGGGCGTCCGAGCGCAACAGGCAGGTCGCACCCGTATGA
- a CDS encoding DNA polymerase III subunit delta' — MIFERIAPEQHDTLDGVPEPSETPRLVGHGQAVTMLAAAYRAGKLPHALIFAGPVGIGKATLAFHLAHHLLKHPAFDQAPGNLAVPDPASPLFRQIATGAHPGVLHLTRPLNDKTKSFKTVVTVDEIRKVSRFLSLTSHDGSYRVVIVDPADDMNANAANALLKNLEEPPARTLFILIVHAPGSLLPTIRSRCQVVRLTPLDANELMAVLETAEPPPPDDPAARAALAERAGGSARNAILLTQYGGLEIARTLDGLVATGKSDIGGAYRLAEAVAGKDQAIQFDIFNRRALDLLSDAASQAARAGDLKRAKTLSDSWHEALDAISETDTYNLDKKQHALTMIDRLNSAMRM, encoded by the coding sequence ATGATCTTCGAACGCATCGCGCCGGAACAGCATGATACGCTGGACGGTGTGCCGGAACCCTCCGAAACACCGCGTCTGGTCGGACACGGGCAGGCCGTCACCATGCTTGCCGCCGCCTATCGTGCGGGAAAGCTGCCTCATGCGCTTATCTTCGCCGGTCCGGTCGGGATCGGCAAGGCGACGCTCGCCTTCCATCTCGCCCACCACCTTTTGAAGCATCCGGCCTTCGACCAGGCGCCTGGCAACCTAGCAGTTCCAGATCCGGCCTCGCCGCTGTTTCGCCAGATCGCAACCGGCGCGCATCCCGGCGTACTGCATCTGACCCGCCCGTTGAACGACAAGACCAAGAGTTTCAAGACCGTCGTCACCGTCGACGAAATCCGCAAGGTCAGCCGCTTTCTGTCGCTGACTTCGCATGACGGCAGCTACCGGGTGGTGATCGTCGATCCGGCCGACGACATGAATGCCAATGCGGCCAATGCCTTGCTGAAGAATCTCGAGGAACCACCGGCACGGACCCTGTTCATTCTCATCGTCCATGCACCCGGCAGTCTGCTGCCGACGATCCGCTCGCGCTGCCAGGTGGTGCGGCTGACACCGCTCGACGCCAACGAACTGATGGCGGTGCTGGAGACAGCGGAGCCGCCGCCGCCCGACGATCCGGCCGCGAGGGCTGCATTGGCCGAGCGGGCAGGGGGCAGCGCCCGCAACGCGATCCTGTTGACGCAGTATGGCGGGCTGGAGATCGCGCGGACGCTGGATGGACTGGTGGCGACGGGAAAGAGCGATATTGGCGGCGCCTATCGCCTGGCCGAGGCGGTCGCGGGCAAGGACCAGGCGATACAGTTCGATATCTTCAATCGCCGGGCGCTGGACCTTCTGTCGGATGCGGCAAGCCAGGCGGCGCGGGCTGGCGATCTCAAGCGGGCCAAAACGCTGTCGGACAGTTGGCATGAGGCGCTGGACGCTATATCTGAGACGGACACCTACAATCTCGACAAAAAGCAGCACGCCCTGACCATGATCGACCGCCTGAATTCTGCAATGCGAATGTGA